One Caloramator mitchellensis DNA window includes the following coding sequences:
- the arcA gene encoding arginine deiminase, with protein sequence MNQFVNVTSEIGKLKRVMLHRPGYEVENLVPEYLGRLLFDDIPFLKIAQQEHDKFAQVLRENGAEVYYLEELVTEVLKDEKIKNEFLDEFLNESEITSHSLKEALKGYLLGFDTRGMVDKIMAGVRKKEVEIKEPTSLVELMFDDYPFYLDPMPNLYFTRDPGASIGNGITLNKMRMDARKRETLFLKYVIKYNKLFNNPETPLWYERSMPFALEGGDELVLSDKVVAIGCSERTSAEAIEIVAKNLFNSNTSFEKVLVFEIPKCRAFMHLDTVFTMVDYDKFTIHPGIQGPLSVYEITKGANNTLKFKHNTSPVDRILADALNLSSVELIQCGGGDFIIAGREQWNDGSNTLAIAPGVVVTYERNYVTNEILDKKGIKVISIPSSELSRGRGGPRCMSMPLYREKI encoded by the coding sequence ATGAACCAGTTTGTTAATGTAACTTCCGAAATTGGAAAGTTAAAAAGAGTTATGCTCCACAGACCTGGATACGAAGTTGAAAATTTGGTTCCAGAGTATCTTGGGAGACTCCTTTTTGACGATATTCCTTTTCTTAAGATTGCTCAGCAGGAACATGATAAATTTGCCCAGGTTTTAAGGGAAAATGGAGCAGAGGTCTATTATCTTGAAGAACTTGTAACAGAAGTTTTGAAGGATGAAAAAATAAAAAATGAGTTTTTAGATGAGTTTTTAAATGAAAGTGAAATAACCTCGCATTCTTTGAAGGAGGCTTTAAAGGGATACCTTCTCGGGTTTGATACAAGAGGAATGGTTGATAAGATAATGGCGGGTGTTAGAAAGAAGGAAGTTGAGATTAAAGAGCCTACTTCATTGGTTGAATTGATGTTTGATGACTATCCATTTTATCTTGACCCGATGCCTAATCTTTACTTTACAAGAGACCCAGGGGCATCAATTGGTAATGGTATAACATTGAACAAAATGAGGATGGATGCAAGAAAAAGGGAAACTCTTTTCTTGAAGTATGTAATTAAATATAATAAGCTATTTAATAATCCTGAAACTCCTCTGTGGTATGAAAGGTCAATGCCTTTTGCCCTTGAGGGCGGGGATGAACTTGTTTTATCCGACAAGGTTGTAGCAATTGGCTGCAGTGAAAGAACATCAGCAGAGGCAATTGAAATTGTTGCAAAAAATTTATTTAATTCAAATACAAGTTTTGAAAAGGTTTTGGTTTTTGAGATACCAAAATGCAGAGCATTTATGCATCTTGACACTGTATTTACTATGGTTGACTATGACAAATTTACAATACACCCTGGTATTCAAGGACCTCTTAGCGTGTATGAAATAACAAAGGGTGCAAATAATACTCTTAAGTTTAAACACAATACAAGCCCTGTAGATAGAATTTTGGCTGATGCTCTAAATTTATCATCTGTTGAACTCATACAATGCGGAGGCGGTGATTTTATAATTGCAGGAAGGGAACAGTGGAATGACGGTTCAAATACTCTTGCAATTGCACCTGGAGTAGTAGTAACATATGAAAGAAATTATGTTACAAATGAAATACTAGATAAGAAGGGTATTAAAGTTATTTCAATACCAAGCTCAGAATTATCAAGAGGACGTGGCGGTCCAAGATGCATGAGTATGCCGCTTTACAGAGAAAAAATTTAA
- a CDS encoding DUF1576 domain-containing protein yields the protein MKRREYALLILVNLFFFVIAFSFDSLREVSKGILSIINQSDLLITDYIAVGGVGAAFFNAGLVGAGIIFLYFINKLEINGALIAAYFTTVGFSLFGKNIVNIWPTIIGVYIFSLFNKDKFKNYILIALFGTTLSPAVVELAFLNILGKVPGLMLGIGIAGFIGFILPPIAKYSLKLHQGYCLYNMGLAGGLIATMMMSKFRAFGIDFERRLILSTGNNQMFTFIFLSLFVLLVVFALIIDEEAIKQYTCILKTTGRLYMDYYTDFGVGATLFNMGTMGILFVVYVLGIKGELTGPVLGAILTIVGFGALGKHLINTIPVLIGTYISAYLNIWEINSQSIILASLFGTNLAPIAGEFGWFAGIIAGFFHVSVVMNMSYLHGGLNLYNNGFAGGIVAIVLVPILSAIMRKKVEYKY from the coding sequence TTGAAGAGAAGAGAATATGCTCTATTAATTTTAGTGAATCTATTCTTTTTTGTAATTGCCTTTTCATTTGATTCATTGAGGGAAGTAAGTAAAGGAATATTAAGCATTATCAATCAATCGGATTTGTTAATTACAGATTATATAGCTGTTGGAGGAGTTGGTGCAGCATTTTTCAATGCAGGTCTTGTCGGAGCAGGTATAATTTTTCTATATTTTATTAATAAACTTGAAATAAATGGTGCACTTATTGCAGCCTATTTTACAACAGTTGGATTTTCTTTGTTTGGGAAAAATATAGTCAATATTTGGCCAACTATAATAGGGGTATATATTTTTTCGCTGTTTAATAAAGATAAGTTTAAAAACTATATTTTGATTGCTCTTTTTGGAACGACATTGTCCCCTGCTGTAGTGGAATTGGCATTTTTAAATATACTTGGCAAGGTTCCAGGACTTATGCTTGGAATTGGGATAGCAGGATTTATAGGTTTTATACTGCCACCTATAGCAAAATATTCATTAAAGCTTCATCAAGGTTACTGCCTATACAATATGGGACTTGCAGGCGGATTGATTGCAACGATGATGATGTCAAAGTTTAGGGCTTTTGGAATTGATTTTGAGAGAAGGCTTATATTATCTACAGGAAATAATCAAATGTTCACATTTATATTTTTAAGTCTTTTTGTTTTGCTTGTTGTATTCGCATTGATAATTGATGAAGAAGCTATCAAGCAATACACTTGCATATTGAAAACTACAGGAAGACTTTATATGGACTATTACACTGATTTTGGAGTAGGGGCTACTCTTTTTAACATGGGAACAATGGGAATATTATTTGTTGTTTATGTTTTGGGTATAAAAGGAGAGCTTACAGGACCTGTTTTAGGGGCTATTCTAACAATTGTTGGATTTGGAGCTTTAGGGAAACATTTAATTAATACTATTCCTGTTTTGATTGGAACATATATATCAGCATATCTAAATATTTGGGAAATTAATTCTCAATCTATAATATTAGCATCTTTGTTTGGGACTAACCTTGCTCCTATTGCTGGAGAGTTCGGATGGTTTGCGGGAATAATAGCTGGATTTTTTCATGTATCCGTAGTTATGAATATGAGTTATCTACATGGAGGATTAAATTTATATAACAATGGTTTTGCAGGTGGTATTGTAGCAATAGTTTTGGTACCAATACTATCTGCAATAATGAGAAAAAAAGTTGAGTATAAATATTAA